A genomic window from Triticum urartu cultivar G1812 chromosome 7, Tu2.1, whole genome shotgun sequence includes:
- the LOC125519652 gene encoding diacylglycerol kinase theta-like has translation MGAHDSDKRETAQHQQQEAVISHFSHPGHDLVKRHYTGPFRCDMCWEDLSGAGYGCRSGCDFAIHDSCAGHTQTFSSLEHHAHPRVLVQTSHDATLLCDVCLGSCAPGSFLYRCPPCGFDMHPSCTQLPQVVRSARHAYPAHDLTLVVGDGRCAACNGSAVRASYYRCTACNADIHVSCAATSTDNKSTHQAQIALQAEIVRSRVQAQANRAALDLLRPCYTVQREYFI, from the exons ATGGG AGCACACGACTCAGACAAGCGAGAGACGGCCCAGCACCAGCAGCAGGAAGCCGTCATTAGCCACTTCTCCCATCCAGGGCATGACCTCGTGAAGCGGCACTACACCGGGCCGTTCCGCTGCGACATGTGCTGGGAGGACCTGTCCGGCGCCGGCTATGGCTGCCGCAGTGGCTGCGACTTTGCAATCCACGACTCTTGCGCAGGCCACACGCAGACGTTCTCCTCCCTCGAGCACCATGCGCACCCGCGCGTGCTCGTCCAGACCAGCCACGACGCGACCCTATTGTGCGACGTTTGCTTGGGAAGCTGCGCCCCGGGCTCTTTCCTCTACCGCTGCCCACCATGCGGGTTCGATATGCACCCGAGCTGCACGCAGCTGCCCCAGGTCGTGCGCAGCGCGCGGCACGCGTACCCGGCGCATGACCTCACACTGGTCGTCGGCGACGGCCGCTGTGCCGCATGCAACGGCAGCGCGGTGCGCGCGTCGTACTACCGTTGCACGGCATGCAACGCCGACATACACGTCTCGTGTGCAGCGACTTCCACCGACAACAAGAGCACTCATCAAGCTCAAATAGCCCTTCAGGCTGAGATTGTAAGATCTAGGGTCCAAGCGCAGGCTAACCGAGCCGCGTTGGACCTGCTGCGCCCTTGCT ATACCGTACAGAGAGAGTACTTCATCTAG